The following coding sequences are from one Pocillopora verrucosa isolate sample1 chromosome 5, ASM3666991v2, whole genome shotgun sequence window:
- the LOC131789955 gene encoding platelet-activating factor acetylhydrolase 2, cytoplasmic-like isoform X2, producing MIRRKMSRWFSFWRVQTKLEECTGPFSVGCSDFMCAKDESTGFSTEGGSFIRFFYPAEKTAGTLDESKRCFWIPRQEYASGLVNFMKLTGWVLGRFFYWCVGSLQIPAIYNAPLCKPAGEDQLLPCVIFSHGLGGNRDESASATYILKKNDGDGNMTEEWIQYHHLQESDNEFEFRNRQVHIRANECVRAHNILENIQSGHFPTNLFQENSILQQLKGRLDLKRVAIVGHSFGGATTVLSLAKDKRFRCGVALDVWMLPLGKGIFSYDLDQPLLFVNSQQFHRWDQNVDPLKKFISNKPETRPIIAIRWTRHMNQCDIPSVLPPYILYWTSLGSKLDPTTAVKLNRQAIWAFLRRHLDIGNPPLREPIIDGGEGTPEYIIIGPEFTTKEERKKLDMVQSSL from the exons ATGATAAGAAGGAAAATGTCGCGCTGGTTCTCATTTTGGAGAGTGCAGACAAAGCTCGAAGAATGTACCGGGCCGTTCTCTGTTGGTTGCAGCGATTTTATGTGTGCAAAAGATGAATCTACAGGTTTTTCTACTGAAGGTGGTAGCTTTATACGTTTCTTTTACCCAGCGGAGAAGACGGCTGGAAcattggatgaatcgaaaagatGTTTTTGGATTCCTCGTCAAGAATACGCATCAGGGCTTGTAAACTTCATGAAACTTACAGGTTGGGTTTTAGGAAGATTTTTCTACTGGTGTGTAGGTAG CTTGCAGATCCCTGCAATATACAATGCACCACTTTGTAAACCTGCTGGAGAGGACCAGTTGTTACCTTGTGTTATTTTTTCACATGGCCTGGGAGGCAACAG AGATGAATCAGCCTCTGCTACATACATTCTAAAGAAGAATGATGGAGATGGGAATATGACAGAGGAATGGATCCAGTACCACCATCTCCAAGAAAgtgataatgagtttgaattTCGAAACAGGCAG gtTCACATTAGAGCAAATGAATGTGTAAGAGCCCATAACATTCTTGAAAACATTCAGTCAGGACATTTTCCAACAAATTTGTTCCAGGAAAACTCTATTTTACAACAGCTCAAG ggaagaCTGGACTTAAAAAGGGTTGCAATAGTTGGTCATTCATTTGGAGGTGCTACTACTGTCCTATCTTTGGCAAAGGACAAGCGATTTAG GTGTGGTGTGGCTCTTGATGTGTGGATGCTGCCATTAGGAAAAGGGATATTTAGTTATGATCTTGATCAGCCTTTACTGTTTGTCAATTCACAACAATTTCATCGCTGGGACCAAAACGTGGATCCTCTTAAAAAGTTTATTAGTAATAAGCCAG AAACAAGACCAATCATAGCGATAAG GTGGACAAGACATATGAACCAATGTGACATACCGTCAGTTCTGCCACCATACATACTGTACTGGACCTCACTCGGAAGTAAACTTGATCCAACCACAGCCGTGAAGCTTAACAGACAAGCTATCTGGGCGTTTTTGAGGAGACATCTTG atatTGGAAATCCACCGTTACGTGAACCCATTATTGACGGCGGGGAAGGGACACCGGAATATATCATTATCGGTCCAGAATTTACAACTAAAGAAGAACGCAAGAAACTGGACATGGTACAGAGTTCATTGTAA
- the LOC131789955 gene encoding platelet-activating factor acetylhydrolase 2, cytoplasmic-like isoform X1 — translation MIRRKMSRWFSFWRVQTKLEECTGPFSVGCSDFMCAKDESTGFSTEGGSFIRFFYPAEKTAGTLDESKRCFWIPRQEYASGLVNFMKLTGWVLGRFFYWCVGSLQIPAIYNAPLCKPAGEDQLLPCVIFSHGLGGNRLIYNTYCCELASQGCLVACVEHRDESASATYILKKNDGDGNMTEEWIQYHHLQESDNEFEFRNRQVHIRANECVRAHNILENIQSGHFPTNLFQENSILQQLKGRLDLKRVAIVGHSFGGATTVLSLAKDKRFRCGVALDVWMLPLGKGIFSYDLDQPLLFVNSQQFHRWDQNVDPLKKFISNKPETRPIIAIRWTRHMNQCDIPSVLPPYILYWTSLGSKLDPTTAVKLNRQAIWAFLRRHLDIGNPPLREPIIDGGEGTPEYIIIGPEFTTKEERKKLDMVQSSL, via the exons ATGATAAGAAGGAAAATGTCGCGCTGGTTCTCATTTTGGAGAGTGCAGACAAAGCTCGAAGAATGTACCGGGCCGTTCTCTGTTGGTTGCAGCGATTTTATGTGTGCAAAAGATGAATCTACAGGTTTTTCTACTGAAGGTGGTAGCTTTATACGTTTCTTTTACCCAGCGGAGAAGACGGCTGGAAcattggatgaatcgaaaagatGTTTTTGGATTCCTCGTCAAGAATACGCATCAGGGCTTGTAAACTTCATGAAACTTACAGGTTGGGTTTTAGGAAGATTTTTCTACTGGTGTGTAGGTAG CTTGCAGATCCCTGCAATATACAATGCACCACTTTGTAAACCTGCTGGAGAGGACCAGTTGTTACCTTGTGTTATTTTTTCACATGGCCTGGGAGGCAACAGGTTAATCTACAACACTTACTGTTGTGAGTTGGCATCCCAAGGATGTCTAGTGGCATGTGTAGAACACAG AGATGAATCAGCCTCTGCTACATACATTCTAAAGAAGAATGATGGAGATGGGAATATGACAGAGGAATGGATCCAGTACCACCATCTCCAAGAAAgtgataatgagtttgaattTCGAAACAGGCAG gtTCACATTAGAGCAAATGAATGTGTAAGAGCCCATAACATTCTTGAAAACATTCAGTCAGGACATTTTCCAACAAATTTGTTCCAGGAAAACTCTATTTTACAACAGCTCAAG ggaagaCTGGACTTAAAAAGGGTTGCAATAGTTGGTCATTCATTTGGAGGTGCTACTACTGTCCTATCTTTGGCAAAGGACAAGCGATTTAG GTGTGGTGTGGCTCTTGATGTGTGGATGCTGCCATTAGGAAAAGGGATATTTAGTTATGATCTTGATCAGCCTTTACTGTTTGTCAATTCACAACAATTTCATCGCTGGGACCAAAACGTGGATCCTCTTAAAAAGTTTATTAGTAATAAGCCAG AAACAAGACCAATCATAGCGATAAG GTGGACAAGACATATGAACCAATGTGACATACCGTCAGTTCTGCCACCATACATACTGTACTGGACCTCACTCGGAAGTAAACTTGATCCAACCACAGCCGTGAAGCTTAACAGACAAGCTATCTGGGCGTTTTTGAGGAGACATCTTG atatTGGAAATCCACCGTTACGTGAACCCATTATTGACGGCGGGGAAGGGACACCGGAATATATCATTATCGGTCCAGAATTTACAACTAAAGAAGAACGCAAGAAACTGGACATGGTACAGAGTTCATTGTAA
- the LOC131789952 gene encoding uncharacterized protein, whose translation MSTDGHRILNSLSVMIQTGILILLIGVSNVTPADLALRQPANMTFPCNSEAASAVEGTSARCAVTSLLTDPWWRVDLGTSYVVDVVDITAGADGLTDFEIRVGDNLDNEGNLNQKCGGPYTLTSSQEKSFFCTPGIKGRYVNIRIAGNNKKLAICEVSVNPNPTVNLALSKSASQSSVSHNAYPVRAVDGNADSDWSSSSCTHTYKTTDPWWRGDLGSSQHVSEVFIVNRIKHENRLFNIEIRVGDSLANNGNSNPRCGGLYSMANLLKASFYCKPRKNGRYVNIRLVGSSMVLTLCEVEVYSESRAILKYKPVKRSVQDAYYQTSITLVCPEPFGYPEPFVAWVKNGVVLQNSSSGMTLNLSIIAQGDTTKWKIDCVASNKHGADYHRFVLNLHSRYAMCTEFRDLVEGTRTVRHVVHNQQSAQNDGDIDNRTWYRFVRQATGTPVQLPDSCTEPWTCGTQASGWLRGGHPSMEEGLVHRNVCFSWNDNCCFAEVQALVKHCYGYYVYKLQPTALELEVKARYCVENRAIPYEDAVFYQPVTKTGVQLVLTNHVIHTEYHVTSSWKCMAYCLSEMTCVSFNYFTQSNTCELNNSTGSSNPEGLRERPGTEYYEKTSHSSLLG comes from the exons ATGTCTACCGATGGCCATCGCATATTGAATTCTTTAAGC GTGATGATACAAACTGGCATATTGATTTTGCTGATAGGAGTCTCCAATGTAACACCAG CTGACTTGGCATTGAGACAACCTGCAAACATGACCTTTCCTTGCAATTCAGAAGCTGCATCGGCTGTTGAAGGCACATCAGCAAGGTGTGCAGTCACCAGTCTTCTCACGGACCCCTGGTGGCGTGTAGATCTGGGAACGAGTTACGTTGTCGATGTAGTAGACATTACAGCCGGTGCAGATGGATTAACAGATTTTGAAATACGAGTCG GTGACAATCTTGATAATGAAGGAAACCTAAACCAAAAGTGTGGAGGACCATACACTTTGACTTCTTCACAGGAAAAGTCGTTCTTTTGCACCCCAGGTATCAAGGGTCGGTATGTGAACATCCGAATAGCGGGAAACAACAAGAAGCTGGCCATCTGTGAGGTGTCAGTTAATCCTAATCCAACAG TAAACCTTGCTTTGAGCAAGTCAGCATCTCAGTCCTCTGTCTCCCACAATGCTTACCCTGTGCGAGCAGTGGATGGAAATGCTGACAGTGACTGGAGCTCATCAAGTTGTACACATACATATAAAACAACGGATCCCTGGTGGCGTGGGGATCTGGGATCAAGTCAGCACGTGTCAGAGGTGTTCATAGTCAACAGAATAAAGCATGAAAATAGGCTTTTCAACATAGAAATTCGTGTCG GAGATAGTTTGGCAAATAATGGAAACTCGAATCCGAGGTGTGGTGGCTTGTACTCGATGGCTAATTTACTCAAAGCTTCGTTTTATTGCAAACCGCGGAAAAATGGACGATACGTAAATATCAGACTGGTGGGAAGTAGCATGGTTCTGACTTTGTGCGAAGTGGAGGTGTATTCCGAAAGCAGAG CCATTCTGAAATACAAGCCAGTAAAACGCTCAGTGCAGGACGCCTATTACCAAACTTCTATAACTCTGGTCTGTCCAGAGCCTTTCGGTTATCCTGAACCGTTTGTAGCCTGGGTAAAAAATGGTGTGGTCCTTCAAAACAGTTCATCCGGAATGACACTGAATCTGTCAATCATTGCTCAAGGGGATACTACCAAGTGGAAAATTGACTGTGTGGCCAGCAACAAACATGGCGCTGATTATCACAGATTTGTTTTGAACTTGCACA GCAGATATGCGATGTGCACGGAATTTAGAGACCTGGTTGAAGGGACTAGAACAGTTCGTCACGTAGTGCATAACCAACAGTCGGCACAAAATGACGGGGACATTGATAACCGTACATGGTACCGCTTTGTTAGACAAGCCACAGGAACCCCAGTGCAG CTACCGGACTCCTGCACGGAACCTTGGACTTGTGGAACTCAGGCCTCAGGCTGGCTTCGCGGGGGTCATCCATCAATGGAAGAGGGCCTTGTACACCGGAATGTTTGCTTTAGTTGGAATGACAATTGCTGCTTTGCCGAAGTGCAGGCGCTAGTCAAGCATTGCTATGGATACTATGTGTATAAGCTGCAGCCGACAGCTTTGGAATTGGAAGTGAAAGCGAGATATTGCGTGG AAAACCGAGCCATCCCTTATGAAGATGCTGTGTTTTACCAACCCGTTACAAAAACTGGTGTGCAGTTAGTCTTGACAAATCACGTGATTCACACGGAATATCATGTAACATCTTCATGGAAGTGTATGGCCTATTGCCTCTCGGAGATGACGTGTGTGTCATTCAACTACTTCACCCAGAGTAACACATGTGAGCTTAACAACAGCACTGGATCAAGTAACCCAGAAGGTTTGAGAGAGAGACCTGGGACCGAATATTACGAAAAGACGAGTCATTCATCATTGTTAGGTTGA
- the LOC131789956 gene encoding melatonin receptor type 1B-like, producing MEFASRSEFLIWTKTLLFAMINVLAFFGNLLTCYVVYRNRRLRTIPNMFVIALAVSDILISSCCMPFTVATLFHGRWIFGETFCRINGFAVLTFAVASIHCMGVIAISRYFCVVKPERYLVLFKKEKICLYIACAWFAALVGSVPPLFFERGGFEFKLGKGMCLYTFESDIGYTLFLGFVSITAPLTLITICYAKVFRAVSRSNRVFSEESDFPRLRANVEEAKVTKTLLAVLVGFVSCWLPIFVIDTTDAMRGDDTWPRGVYISYAFLLYTSSTINPVIYGVMNKQLGREYKDIFSKILRFRHQNIMETETETEARFTARREGWST from the coding sequence ATGGAGTTTGCATCAAggtctgaatttttaatttgGACCAAAACACTTTTGTTTGCCATGATTAACGTTTTGGCTTTCTTTGGGAATCTTCTCACTTGTTATGTCGTGTACAGAAACCGAAGGCTCCGCACGATTCCCAACATGTTCGTAATAGCACTGGCTGTGAGCGATATTCTGATTTCCTCGTGCTGCATGCCTTTTACTGTTGCAACTCTTTTCCACGGTCGATGGATCTTTGGTGAAACGTTTTGTCGAATTAATGGTTTCGCAGTTCTCACGTTTGCGGTGGCCTCAATTCATTGCATGGGAGTCATTGCAATCAGCCGATATTTCTGCGTTGTAAAACCAGAAAGGTACTTGGTGTtgtttaagaaggaaaaaatttgtcTGTACATTGCTTGTGCGTGGTTCGCAGCTCTCGTTGGATCTGTGCCTCCCCTTTTCTTTGAGAGAGGTGGATTTGAATTCAAGCTGGGGAAAGGGATGTGTTTGTACACTTTCGAAAGCGACATTGGTTATACATTGTTTTTAGGATTTGTTAGCATCACAGCCCCCTTAACACTCATAACCATCTGCTATGCAAAGGTGTTCCGTGCAGTTTCAAGATCAAATCGTGTTTTCTCGGAAGAAAGCGATTTTCCCCGCTTGCGAGCGAATGTTGAAGAAGCCAAAGTGACCAAGACTTTATTAGCAGTTCTGGTCGGTTTTGTGTCTTGCTGGCTGCCAATTTTTGTAATTGACACCACTGATGCCATGCGTGGGGACGACACCTGGCCGCGAGGGGTATACATTTCTTACGCGTTCCTGCTTTACACGAGTAGCACCATCAACCCAGTTATATATGGCGTCATGAATAAGCAATTGGGGCGAGAATACAAGGATATCTTTAGCAAGATTCTTCGTTTCCGGCACCAAAATATTATGGAGACTGAGACTGAGACTGAAGCAAGATTTACCGCTCGACGAGAAGGCTGGTCTACTTGA